A part of Pectinophora gossypiella chromosome Z, ilPecGoss1.1, whole genome shotgun sequence genomic DNA contains:
- the LOC126379991 gene encoding larval cuticle protein A3A-like translates to MDTKIVVFICLMGAVTASVVAPVPVARLDPYPQYSYGYDVQDALTGDYKGHQEHRNGDVVTGSYSVVDPDGTRRIVDYAADPLNGFNAVVRREPLVARIPAPIVAPAPVPVVPRAPVFAPAPAPILAPRLPSPYFF, encoded by the exons ATGGACACCAAG ATTGTAGTATTCATCTGCCTGATGGGCGCAGTGACCGCCAGTGTGGTGGCACCAGTGCCCGTGGCGCGTCTAGACCCGTACCCGCAGTACTCGTACGGGTACGACGTACAGGATGCGCTAACCGGCGACTACAAGGGCCACCAGGAACATCGGAACGGAGACGTAGTCACCGGCTCCTATAGTGTAGTGGATCCTGACGGCACTAGGAGGATTGTGGACTACGCTGCGGATCCCTTGAACGGGTTTAACGCGGTGGTGCGACGCGAGCCCTTAGTGGCGCGTATTCCGGCCCCGATAGTGGCCCCGGCACCTGTTCCCGTCGTCCCCCGCGCCCCCGTCTtcgcccccgcccccgcgcccaTCTTAGCTCCAAGGTTACCTAGTCCCTACTTCTTCTAG